Part of the Solibacillus isronensis genome, CTAACTTCCTTTCTTTGGAAAATAAAAAAATCCTGATTACAAAAAATGAAAAAGATCATTTTCTGTAATCAGGATTTTATGGTTCCTGGTAGAGACCCTCAAGCCATATTCTTGAGGTTATACAGTTACTATTAACTTGGATAAATGAGCACTTTGATAGTTTACTCGTTTTCGAAAAAAATTTCAAGTATGTGTTTTTAAGTGAAAAAAGCTGTCTTCGTAATAAGAGACGAGGACAGCTTGCTGAATGAAGCGTTTAATTAAAAGCTGAAGTGATCAGGATCCGGTCCGATACGTAAATCCTGGTTAAGGCCATTAATCTGTTCCATATCTTCAGAAGTCAGTTCAAAATCAAAAATATCGGCATTTTCTACAATGCGATGTTCTTTCGTTGATTTTGGAATCGTTACAACACCGTTTTGCAGATCCCATCTTAAAATGACTTGAGAAACAGTTTTATTATATTTGGCAGCCAATTCGTTTAATAGAGGGTTGTCCAATAATTTTGCCTGCATTAACGGAGACCATGCCTCGAACTGAATGTCGTTGTTTTCACAGAAAGCTTTTACTTCCGATTGAGCTAAGCGAGGGTGGTATTCCACCTGGTTGATCATCGGTTTAATTTCCGCATCTTTCATCAAATCTTCTAAATGATGAACCTGGAAGTTACATACGCCGATCGCTTTCACTTTTCCTTCTTTATAAAGTGTTTCCATCGCACGCCATGCATCTTTATATTTATCTACAACTGCCCAGTGAATAAGGTATAAGTCCAAGTATTCAAGACCTAATTTCTTTAAGCTTGTTTCGTAGGCAGCAAGTGTTTCCTCATAGCCTAAATCTGTATTCCACACTTTAGAAGTGATGAATAATTCTTCTCTTGAAATGCCGGTTTCTTTTAGTGCTTCACGGATTGCTTCGCCGACGCCCTCTTCATTTTGATAAACGGCAGCTGTATCGATACTGCGGTAACCGTGTTTAATCGCAAATTTGATAGCGTTTAACAGGTCAGGTCCTTCCTCAACTAAATATGTACCGATTCCTAGCCAAGGCATTTTAACACCGTTATTTAATGTTGTTGTATCTTGCAAATTTTTGAGCATCGTAAAACCTCCATCTGTAAAATAACACTTAATAGTGCAACTTCAATAATATACCATGAAATTCAGCTCCAACCTACTGATTGGGCAAGAGGGAAAATGAATCATAAAAGGCTGTTAAAAAAAGCAGGAAAGCCATCCCGATACATAGGATGGCCAAATTTCTTTTATTTATAAAATGGTGCCTGAACCGCGTTTATCTTCTGCCACCATGATTAAAATCTTGCCGGCTTCAAATTGTTCGTTGTAGCGCTCTGCCTCGTCTTCCGGAATACCCATCCCGACTAAAGCACCGACGATTCCGCCGACCATTACACCGGTAGCTAATCCGGTTAACCCAGCAGCGATTGGTCCGGCAGCAACAACAGGTCCGATACCTGGAATCGCAAGTGCACCAAGTCCGACGATAACACCGCCGAGTCCGCCTAATGTTCCGCCGGCAGCAACACCTGTAATTGCGCCTTCCATGGCATTTGCGCCTGTTTCATTGGAGATTGCATCTACATCCGATACGTTTTTACTGATGATTGAAATATCCTGTGCACTGTATCCTTGTTGCTTTAATTCTTCAACGGCTTTAATTGCTTCTGCTTCTGTATCATAATATCCTACGACATGTTTTGCCATTTCTCTCATCCTCTCAAATCTCTTTTCACATATTAAAATTTACCCTGGAGGAATATTTGTAAACATGAGGAAACAGGGAAGGGAGAAACCTGCCTCCTGTAGGAACAAAAAAAGAAAGCCATCCTGATGAATTCAGAATGACTTTCTACAGTTTTATTATAAAAGTGTTGTACGTGAGTTTTCGTCTACCATAATTAAAATTTTACCAGATTCAAATTGTTCGTTGTAACGATTTGCTTCATCTTCTGGAATCCCCATTCCGATAAGAGCACCCGTCAAGCCACCGACACCAGCACCAGCTGCCGCGCCTGTAATACCGGCAACAATTGGACCTGCTCCGACAATAGGACCGATCCCTGGAATCACCAATGCGCCAAGACCTGCAAGTACGCCGCCAATTCCGCCTAATGCACCGCCCGCAGCTGCGCCTGTAGCTGCACCTTCTGCAACGTTTGCACCTGTTTCATCGGAAATTGTATCAACATCCGATTGGCTTTTACTGATAACTGAAATATCTTCAGTACGGTAACCTTGTCGTTTTAAATCCTCGATTGCATCAATTGCCTCTGCTTCTGTATCATAATAACCCACAATATGTTTTACCATTTCTATCATCCTCCTTATCTGAATGTTGCACAATGTAAATTTACCCGTGTCATTTGATTGTAAACATAGCACGTTAAGACCGATGCTGATTAGAGAGGAGACGAAAACATTAGGATAAATATAATTTTGCTACCCAAAAGCCGGCAAAAGCAAAGGATAGGCCGACCATATATGTGAGTAAAGAATAGAGTACAAATTGCTTCCATTGTTTTGCATGGACAAGTGTCAGACTTTCCAATTTGAAAGTAGAGAATGTAGTAAAAGCTCCTAAAAATCCGATACTCAAAATAAGGTTTGCATTTGTATGAAGATGCATATTAACCAAAAATCCCAATGCAAACGAGCCGAGCATATTTACCGTAAAAGTGCCAAGGTGAACAAATCGGTTTGTATGATTGAGCCGCTTAGAAATAAAAGCGCGTAAAATGGCTCCGAAAAATCCGCCAACTGCCACTAACAAGAAATTCGTCATACTGGTTCTTCCCTTTCCGAAAGGCTTTTTCCAATCTTCATGCCAAACGCAACAAAAATTAATCCGAAGATGGCACTAATGAAAATATAAAGGATGGCGGAAAGATAAAAGTGATGCAGCAGCAGCTGGATAACTTCGACACTGAACGTGGAAAAAGTCGTAAATGAGCCGATTAAACCGGTTTTGAATGCTGATAAATAATCAGGGTTTGCTGAAATTTTTAGTTCAAGACCGGAAGAGAGCAACCCTAAAAGAAAGCAGCCTGCCAAATTCACTGCTACCGTCGCAAAAGGGAAGGCAGCTGTCTCGTTTGTTAACAAAAGCAGGGAGACACTATATCGTAGTACCGCCCCAATTGCACCCCCGATTCCTATTAAAATCATTTGCAAATTCAGTAACCTCCCTTAAATAAAACAGACTCCCGCCAGTTCACTAAACTGACAGGAGTCATTCGTCTATAGGCGGTTTAGGGCGAACTTTATCGCCTATCATGTTCTATTTACTACATTAATTTATCAATTAATGGTAAGTCAAGATACTCGTAAAAAACGCTAGGCACTTCCGTAAACGGATATCACGGAGTATGCCTCAATCTCTTTAATAAGGGGAGACAAATCGTTCCTTCATCGTTATTCTTAAATAATGGAAATAGGAGGAATAAGCGTGCAACCATTAATTCATGGAATCCTACTGGCATTTGGCTTAATTTTGCCATTAGGTGTTCAAAACGTATTTATTTTTAATCAAGGTGCCACACACCGGAAATTTACGAAAGCATTGCCTGCAATAGTAACAGTAGGAATCTGTGATACGATTTTAATTTATTTGGCGGTAGCGGGAGTATCGGTGATTGTTTTTAGTTTTGAATGGTTGAAAATAACACTGTTTTTAGCGGGATTCTTTTTCTTGGCGTATATGGGATGGGTGATATGGAAAGACAACCCTACGATAAATGCAAAGCGGGACCAAAAGGGATTTTCAGCTCGACGCCAAATAACATTTGCTGCATCCGTGTCGCTACTTAATCCTCATGCTATTTTGGATACAATCGGGGTAATCGGAACAAGTTCATTAGCTTACACAGGTTATGACAAATGGATGTTTACAGTAGCCTGCATAGTCGTATCATGGGTTTGGTTTCTGTCACTTGCCATTGTCGGGAGAAAGATTGGACAAATTGACAGTAACGGAAAATTCTTAAATTATCTTAATAAAATATCGGCGGTAATTATTTGGATAATGGCGCTGTATATGGGCTATCAGTTTTATGCATTGCTGGGTGAATAGGAAAGACGACGGAACCATTAGCAGGCTAACAATAACGAATAATATTATGTTGGGAAAATTATACTCTTACCGGGATGCTATAAATGCATCTATAAACTTAGAAACCAATAACTCCAAACAGTCATTTTGCGGTAAGTGTAAAAGAATAGGTAGAATAAACAGATGGTCATATTGGCTATAATAAGTACTCGTAAAACAAGGGAATTTTATGTTTTTCGAGCTTTTTTATTATCTGGGAAAGGGTGGATTTATTGCGGGACTAAAGAACGACTTAGACTGAGAAAGCAAATAATTGCGTTAAATTATGTTAAAATATTTAATGGAGCTATTTAACTTACGCTCACGACTGTCTGCGCGGTAAAAAAATCATTTCTTTTTTTGTTTCTGAATTGAAGGGATCAATTGCAGATGATTTACCGTAACCGCCCTTTCCCTTAAAAAGATCCATCCACCTCTAATTAAAGTTCCTTTGAAACAAAAGAAGTATAAGTACAGAAAGGATTTGATTGAATGAGATCTGAGATTACTGCAGATCAAAATTTAAGAGAACGAAACTTATATCAAGAAGAAGCAACTAGTGACTATACTTTTGACCGAGTTCCGCGTGAAGAGCGCAAAATGGGCTGGTTAAGTATCACAAATATAACGTTTGGCATCGCAACTGCCATCTTCTATTTCCAGATGGGGAGCGTCATGGCACTACAATTCGGAGCGGTCAATGCGCTCATCTCAGCTGGTTATGCCATCATTGTCGCTGGTATTCTTGGAAGCATCATAGTTTATTTATCGGCAAAGTCCGGCATGAACGTCAACTTATTATCCCGCGGAGGATTCGGTTATATCGGAGCCTCATTAACCTCATTAATTTACGCATCAAACTTTATTATGTATTGTGCATTTGAAGGTATGATTCTAGTCGCTGCAGTTCATGCATTCTTCCCGGCGATTCCGATCTGGCTTTTAATTGTATTCTTTGGTTCCTTAGTAATTCCGTTAAACTGGTTTGGCATTAAACAATTGGACAAACTTCAAAAGTGGTCATTGCCTATTTTTGGGTTCTTCCTCATTACGGCCATTGTCATAGCTTTCAACACCCCATCACTTAACTCCGGAAATTTCTGGACCTATATGCCTGAGGGTGTTCAAATAGGTGGTACGGCATTGCTGTTATGTATCGGAATGCAACATGGTATCATGGGACTTACGGCTTTAATTGCCTCGGATTATGCACGATTCCTGAAACCGAAAGATTTGAAAGTCGGTTCAATTGCAATCGGATTTATTCCGCAAATCTTCTGTTTTGGTGTAATGGGTGGCCTTGGCATTTGGTTCGGTGTAAAATTCGCCGAAGCTAATCCCGGCGTTTATATCGTGACATTATTAGGGCTCGGTGGTGTCGTATTCACGGTACTAACACAGGTTCGAATTAATATAACGAATATTTACAGCAGCTCACTTTCCCTCTCGAACTTTTTTGAAAACATGTTTGGTTTTACACCAGGACGCCGTTTTTGGGTAGTAGTAGGCGGTGTCATTGCGATGATCTTGATGCTTGGTGGTATTGTCGATCATCTTCAAATTGCGATGACATTCCAAGGTGTAGCACTGATGAGCTGGGCAGCAGTTCTCGTAACGGAAGCACTCGTGCTCAAAAAATGGCTGAAAATCGGCACACGCTATTACGAATCCAGACAGGAAAACCTGTTTAAATGGAATCCGGTTGGTGTCATTGCTTTAATTGTGCCAACTATAATCGGTACAATTGCAGCGCTCGGATATATGGGCACTTTCCTGCAAAATACTGCCGCCTTTTTCGCAGCGCTTATGGCAGCAATTCTGACTGTCATTTTAGGGTTGGCGACAAAAGGGCGATACTATAGCAAGAAAGAAGCAAATGATATTCCGAAAGAGGATTGGATTGGTTAAAAAAATTTGAGCCGTACTTACCGTTTTAATGGGAGTACGGTTTTTATTATTTAAGTTGTTAGGGAGTTGTGTTTAACGGTGAAATATAGTGATTTTACTCTTCAGAAAAATACCAAAAAGTACTTGTTATTAGGGAATTTAATATATACAATCAAATTATAATTATAGTAAAATAATACTATTGGGGCTATTGGAGAGTTAAATTGAAAGCGGGTCATTTTTATGAGTATTGTTGTAGGAGGTATATTAATTTGCCTCATCGTATTATGTATACGTCTGCACAATGAAAAGGCGAAGTTGCAACAAAAAATAAATTTATTTAAACCAATGATTGAAACGACTGAAGGCATCCGGGATATGTTATATTACTGTGAAGTTTACCCGAAACTAAAATATCTTTATTTAAGCCCAAGTATAGACAGTAATTTAGGGCCAAATTCGCTGGAAAAACATTTAAATAATCCGGATATAATTTTTGATATTGTTCACCCTGATGACCACGATATTTTAAGGAAGAAACAATTGGGAACACTTAATTTCGATAAACCGATAACAGTAAGGTTTAAAAACCATTTAGGAGAATACATTTGGTTTGAAGAATATGCTACACCTGTTTACAAAGATGGGAAAGTGATTGCAGTGCAAGGCGTGTACAGAAACGTACATAGTCAATATATTTTGCAGGAGCAGCTGGAATACAAATCGACTCATGATGGATTAACAGGTTTGTACAATAGAGAGTATTTCCAATTGAAAAAGAAAGAATTTAATGAAATTGCAATCCCTATATCTGTAATTGTCGCAGACTTAGATGACTTGAAAGAAATTAATGACGAATATGGCCATCAAATGGGAGACCGGTTAATTATTGCAGCAGCCGATTGCTTAAAAAAATTTGCAGACGAAGAAATGATTGTTGCAAGAGTTGGCGGAGATGAATTCATAGTTTTGATGCCGCATAAAGATAACTTTGAAGTTGAACAATATATAGAAAATGTATGCTCTAAAATGTGGGAATTTTCTAACACCTTACCATTCTCGCCTATCCACATTTCAATTGGATATGAATATTCACCTTCTTCATATGGCGTAATGAGACAACTGCTTAATAAAGCCGATCAGAAAATGTATAAAAATAAAAAGATGAAAAAGATGTTGATCTGAAACAGATAAACTTTATGGCTTACATATAATATATTTTTAAACTAACCTTGTGACGGGGTTAGTTTTTCTTTTTGCCCCAGACACATGGTTATAATAGTTTTATTTGTTTTGTTTCCCCACAAACTTCAGTGAATAAATATGTGTTTGAGATAAAGCAATGACTTCTT contains:
- a CDS encoding aldo/keto reductase, which gives rise to MLKNLQDTTTLNNGVKMPWLGIGTYLVEEGPDLLNAIKFAIKHGYRSIDTAAVYQNEEGVGEAIREALKETGISREELFITSKVWNTDLGYEETLAAYETSLKKLGLEYLDLYLIHWAVVDKYKDAWRAMETLYKEGKVKAIGVCNFQVHHLEDLMKDAEIKPMINQVEYHPRLAQSEVKAFCENNDIQFEAWSPLMQAKLLDNPLLNELAAKYNKTVSQVILRWDLQNGVVTIPKSTKEHRIVENADIFDFELTSEDMEQINGLNQDLRIGPDPDHFSF
- a CDS encoding general stress protein, with product MAKHVVGYYDTEAEAIKAVEELKQQGYSAQDISIISKNVSDVDAISNETGANAMEGAITGVAAGGTLGGLGGVIVGLGALAIPGIGPVVAAGPIAAGLTGLATGVMVGGIVGALVGMGIPEDEAERYNEQFEAGKILIMVAEDKRGSGTIL
- a CDS encoding LysE/ArgO family amino acid transporter produces the protein MQPLIHGILLAFGLILPLGVQNVFIFNQGATHRKFTKALPAIVTVGICDTILIYLAVAGVSVIVFSFEWLKITLFLAGFFFLAYMGWVIWKDNPTINAKRDQKGFSARRQITFAASVSLLNPHAILDTIGVIGTSSLAYTGYDKWMFTVACIVVSWVWFLSLAIVGRKIGQIDSNGKFLNYLNKISAVIIWIMALYMGYQFYALLGE
- the crcB gene encoding fluoride efflux transporter CrcB yields the protein MTNFLLVAVGGFFGAILRAFISKRLNHTNRFVHLGTFTVNMLGSFALGFLVNMHLHTNANLILSIGFLGAFTTFSTFKLESLTLVHAKQWKQFVLYSLLTYMVGLSFAFAGFWVAKLYLS
- a CDS encoding general stress protein; translation: MVKHIVGYYDTEAEAIDAIEDLKRQGYRTEDISVISKSQSDVDTISDETGANVAEGAATGAAAGGALGGIGGVLAGLGALVIPGIGPIVGAGPIVAGITGAAAGAGVGGLTGALIGMGIPEDEANRYNEQFESGKILIMVDENSRTTLL
- the crcB gene encoding fluoride efflux transporter CrcB, coding for MILIGIGGAIGAVLRYSVSLLLLTNETAAFPFATVAVNLAGCFLLGLLSSGLELKISANPDYLSAFKTGLIGSFTTFSTFSVEVIQLLLHHFYLSAILYIFISAIFGLIFVAFGMKIGKSLSEREEPV
- a CDS encoding purine-cytosine permease family protein, with the protein product MRSEITADQNLRERNLYQEEATSDYTFDRVPREERKMGWLSITNITFGIATAIFYFQMGSVMALQFGAVNALISAGYAIIVAGILGSIIVYLSAKSGMNVNLLSRGGFGYIGASLTSLIYASNFIMYCAFEGMILVAAVHAFFPAIPIWLLIVFFGSLVIPLNWFGIKQLDKLQKWSLPIFGFFLITAIVIAFNTPSLNSGNFWTYMPEGVQIGGTALLLCIGMQHGIMGLTALIASDYARFLKPKDLKVGSIAIGFIPQIFCFGVMGGLGIWFGVKFAEANPGVYIVTLLGLGGVVFTVLTQVRINITNIYSSSLSLSNFFENMFGFTPGRRFWVVVGGVIAMILMLGGIVDHLQIAMTFQGVALMSWAAVLVTEALVLKKWLKIGTRYYESRQENLFKWNPVGVIALIVPTIIGTIAALGYMGTFLQNTAAFFAALMAAILTVILGLATKGRYYSKKEANDIPKEDWIG
- a CDS encoding sensor domain-containing diguanylate cyclase — translated: MSIVVGGILICLIVLCIRLHNEKAKLQQKINLFKPMIETTEGIRDMLYYCEVYPKLKYLYLSPSIDSNLGPNSLEKHLNNPDIIFDIVHPDDHDILRKKQLGTLNFDKPITVRFKNHLGEYIWFEEYATPVYKDGKVIAVQGVYRNVHSQYILQEQLEYKSTHDGLTGLYNREYFQLKKKEFNEIAIPISVIVADLDDLKEINDEYGHQMGDRLIIAAADCLKKFADEEMIVARVGGDEFIVLMPHKDNFEVEQYIENVCSKMWEFSNTLPFSPIHISIGYEYSPSSYGVMRQLLNKADQKMYKNKKMKKMLI